From Temnothorax longispinosus isolate EJ_2023e chromosome 3, Tlon_JGU_v1, whole genome shotgun sequence, one genomic window encodes:
- the LOC139809633 gene encoding uncharacterized protein isoform X1, translating into MLRNCEIKFIPIPVKMLCIFCVCCQEALKKISTLHCELKFKDTNNFSDRFSQTTSIIEKNLTVFKSACDHVDIVTTILDFLHIVGVRLMFKDESCTYKDMVLIYMMYIVCDEREISSFLQAALLNNSRLEYVDIAYRNALSHCVHEMVVLEDSDLYAVISYLRITPSFLLKINRIYIQESIIQKFIYVMEKYFKHSNLVLSISVFHAKEDLHLFPTYFASLTKMYMMSIWSEDIAAAKELATILRRDITFINAHFEFCSDITFTSNKWVESTFDFCRFYGVWKDKDEDEINANEYTGSRYDLFYYGAWQKPVKNTYWIHDDNIYANATRSDILRCVGSASDAAVSWSSLPIVSRKKILENLASTLECNGKFLLADTVLKWLKSSNINNTLKCQDERLELTNFRGSKNVVSIFHPDEVVSFGYLTLSLMIGNCVIVLFNGHSCSLAPYFSMFSTAGIPSGVINLLSKKEMFGVCFDKAYEPEEAFKHCTSINHIILPLK; encoded by the exons ATGTTGAggaattgtgaaataaaatttatacctATTCCTGTTAAAATGCTTTGTATTTTTTGCGTGTGTTGTCAGGAAGCACTAAAAAAGATATCTACTTTACACTGcgaattgaaatttaaagacACTAATAACTTTTCAGATAG ATTCTCACAGACAACGTctataatagaaaagaatttaacTGTTTTCAAATCTGCTTGTGATCATGTAGATATAGTTACTACTATTCTCGATTTTTTGCACATTGTCGGCGTGAGATTGATGTTTAAAG atGAATCGTGTACTTATAAGGATATGGTTCtaatatatatgatgtatatTGTATGTGACGAACGTGAGATTTCATCATTTTTGCAAGCGGCTCTTCT CAATAATTCAAGGTTGGAATATGTAGATATCGCATATAGAAATGCACTTTCAC attGCGTTCATGAGATGGTTGTGTTAGAAGATTCAGATTTGTATGCAGTTATTAGCTATTTGAGGATTACACCTTCTTTCctgttaaagataaataggATTTACATCCAGGAATCaataatacagaaatttatatacgtcatggaaaagtattttaaacaTTCAAACTTGGTTTTGTCTATTTCCGTATTTCATGCAAAGGaagatttacatttatttcccACATATTTTGCGAGTCTGACGAAAATGTATATGATGTCTATATGGTCAGAAGACATTGCAGCTGCAAAAGAATTAGCAACGATATTACGC AGAGATATTACGTTTATAAATGCACACTTCGAGTTTTGCTCCGATATCACGTTTACTTCCAACAAATGGGTGGAGTCTACTTTCGATTTTTGTCGTTTTTATGGCGTGTGGAAGGATAAAGATGAAGATGAAATAAACGCAAACGAATATACAGGTTCACGTTatgatcttttttattatggtgCATGGCAAAAACCTGTGAAGAATACATATTGGATACATGATGACAATATCTATGCAAACGCAACAAG GAGCGATATTCTGAGATGCGTAGGCTCAGCGTCGGACGCAGCCGTCAGTTGGAGTTCTTTGCCTATTGTTtctaggaaaaaaatattagagaatCTTGCATCTACATTAGAGTGCAATGG CAAATTTCTATTAGCAGATACAGTATTGAAATGGTTAAAATCATCAAACATTAACAATACATTAAAATGTCAAGATGAAAGATTAGAACTAACCAACTTCCGTGGATCGAAGAATGTTGTTAGTATTTTTCATCCAGATGAAGTTGTATCGTTCGGTTATCTGACATTATCTTTAATGATTGGCAATTGTGTAATTGTGCTATTTAATGGACATTCGTGTTCTTTAGCACCATATTTCAGCATGTTTTCAACAGCTGGGATACCTTCAGGCGTCATAAATTTGTtgtcaaaaaaagaaatgtttggCGTTTGTTTTGATAAAGCTTATGAACCGGAAGAAGCATTCAAGCATTGTACTTctataaatcatattatactacctcttaaataa
- the LOC139809633 gene encoding uncharacterized protein isoform X2: MCERSKTIKRCYKALQYEINKQEALKKISTLHCELKFKDTNNFSDRFSQTTSIIEKNLTVFKSACDHVDIVTTILDFLHIVGVRLMFKDESCTYKDMVLIYMMYIVCDEREISSFLQAALLNNSRLEYVDIAYRNALSHCVHEMVVLEDSDLYAVISYLRITPSFLLKINRIYIQESIIQKFIYVMEKYFKHSNLVLSISVFHAKEDLHLFPTYFASLTKMYMMSIWSEDIAAAKELATILRRDITFINAHFEFCSDITFTSNKWVESTFDFCRFYGVWKDKDEDEINANEYTGSRYDLFYYGAWQKPVKNTYWIHDDNIYANATRSDILRCVGSASDAAVSWSSLPIVSRKKILENLASTLECNGKFLLADTVLKWLKSSNINNTLKCQDERLELTNFRGSKNVVSIFHPDEVVSFGYLTLSLMIGNCVIVLFNGHSCSLAPYFSMFSTAGIPSGVINLLSKKEMFGVCFDKAYEPEEAFKHCTSINHIILPLK, encoded by the exons ATGTGTGAACGAAGTAAAACAATAAAGCGATGTTATAAAGCTTTACAATATGAGATCAACAAGCAG GAAGCACTAAAAAAGATATCTACTTTACACTGcgaattgaaatttaaagacACTAATAACTTTTCAGATAG ATTCTCACAGACAACGTctataatagaaaagaatttaacTGTTTTCAAATCTGCTTGTGATCATGTAGATATAGTTACTACTATTCTCGATTTTTTGCACATTGTCGGCGTGAGATTGATGTTTAAAG atGAATCGTGTACTTATAAGGATATGGTTCtaatatatatgatgtatatTGTATGTGACGAACGTGAGATTTCATCATTTTTGCAAGCGGCTCTTCT CAATAATTCAAGGTTGGAATATGTAGATATCGCATATAGAAATGCACTTTCAC attGCGTTCATGAGATGGTTGTGTTAGAAGATTCAGATTTGTATGCAGTTATTAGCTATTTGAGGATTACACCTTCTTTCctgttaaagataaataggATTTACATCCAGGAATCaataatacagaaatttatatacgtcatggaaaagtattttaaacaTTCAAACTTGGTTTTGTCTATTTCCGTATTTCATGCAAAGGaagatttacatttatttcccACATATTTTGCGAGTCTGACGAAAATGTATATGATGTCTATATGGTCAGAAGACATTGCAGCTGCAAAAGAATTAGCAACGATATTACGC AGAGATATTACGTTTATAAATGCACACTTCGAGTTTTGCTCCGATATCACGTTTACTTCCAACAAATGGGTGGAGTCTACTTTCGATTTTTGTCGTTTTTATGGCGTGTGGAAGGATAAAGATGAAGATGAAATAAACGCAAACGAATATACAGGTTCACGTTatgatcttttttattatggtgCATGGCAAAAACCTGTGAAGAATACATATTGGATACATGATGACAATATCTATGCAAACGCAACAAG GAGCGATATTCTGAGATGCGTAGGCTCAGCGTCGGACGCAGCCGTCAGTTGGAGTTCTTTGCCTATTGTTtctaggaaaaaaatattagagaatCTTGCATCTACATTAGAGTGCAATGG CAAATTTCTATTAGCAGATACAGTATTGAAATGGTTAAAATCATCAAACATTAACAATACATTAAAATGTCAAGATGAAAGATTAGAACTAACCAACTTCCGTGGATCGAAGAATGTTGTTAGTATTTTTCATCCAGATGAAGTTGTATCGTTCGGTTATCTGACATTATCTTTAATGATTGGCAATTGTGTAATTGTGCTATTTAATGGACATTCGTGTTCTTTAGCACCATATTTCAGCATGTTTTCAACAGCTGGGATACCTTCAGGCGTCATAAATTTGTtgtcaaaaaaagaaatgtttggCGTTTGTTTTGATAAAGCTTATGAACCGGAAGAAGCATTCAAGCATTGTACTTctataaatcatattatactacctcttaaataa
- the Lds gene encoding transcription termination factor 2 has product MEPKFAQWRDSFLENDSIIISDSDEADRSVLERSRDIVRRIIDESYEVDDADVSKNAENIEDTTPRRDKFSDADDDDTTPVIHPRNLNIGRKYNVDSDDDSDDYEPTNDYEDEEYHTFSDINNTYSGSSPSYSPIKTKGKKRKDVTHDNTKEDIKELKPNSSSDSLINMNDINPDNVHEQSDNDYKTAEDGEDKALQDVAVTIALDSDSASGQSGQNSDSEFAKSFARHEITNVKNVDPLVAQKRAITVCKLEQLKNESAQMKRFLDDGNMEALPDKGQKIQERIRQQEEEIGILTRELENTPLVLLPSSQGTEVTEYSRFMKESSRMFQDESYSDSADPDDDDDDESEDSYGGIDNIPMNPRSSPELKELGKKAQATRDKELALTVERLQDLHGSLVARPSENEKAEDPRGLKVELMPHQKHALAWLLWREQQKPSGGVLADDMGLGKTLTMIALTISTLAMKDSDDDEDGSDDDDDGEWTNKSKPLRHKGGTLVVCPASVLSQWENEVRNKCKRGLLSIEVHHGINRQSLPKRLAKNDMVITTYNILSREYKSNSTLFKINWKRVILDEAHIVRNHKSQASEAVCGLMANKRWALTGTPIQNKELDLYSILKFLRCSPFDDLRVWKRWVDNKNAAGHQRLATVMKTLMLRRTKQELMAKGDLENLPDKSIEEVTVELDHQEQLVYEKILVYSRTLFAQFLAQRAEKEHMFDLYGGRYNKPAYLANPNKETQFTKAQNKLLAMHASVSVKTHEILVLLLRLRQICCHPALIHAMLDQEDVKQSGIMDTENVDAEFLSRVNNMSLNGINNADEEDEIGVDERVAGNLLTAENPVFDDDRISSKMTILLDKVKEILQKDNDKLIIVSQWAKLLDVIASHLVVIKGATFSKFTGSVAIKDRQGIMESFNKRNSGPRILLLSLTAGGVGLNLVGANHLLLFDIHWNPQLETQAQDRIYRFGQTKNVYIYKFICVNTIEERIKALQERKLEIARNVLSGDGTNAATKLTLNDLKSLFGF; this is encoded by the exons gGATAAATTCAGTGAtgctgatgatgatgataCAACACCAGTCATTCATCCAAGAAACTTAAATATCGGAAGAAAATATAACGTAGATTCTGATGATGACAGTGATGATTATGAACCCACCAATGATTATGAGGATGAAGAGTATCATACATTTAGTGACATCAATAATACGTATTCAG GTTCTTCTCCTTCGTATTCACCGATTAAAACCAAGggtaaaaaaaggaaagacgTAACTCATGATAATACTAAGgaagatataaaagaattaaaacccAATTCTTCTAGTGACTCTCTTATTAATATGAATGATATTAACCCTGATAATGTACATGAACAAAGTGATAATGATTACAAAACAGCAGAAGATGGAGAAGATAAAGCTCTTCAGGATGTAGCTGTGACTATCGCACTTGATTCAG aTTCTGCTTCTGGACAATCCGGGCAAAACAGCGATTCCGAATTCGCAAAGTCTTTTGCAAGACATGAAAttacaaatgttaaaaatgtggATCCGTTAGTAGCACAGAAAAGAGCAATCACGGTTTGCAAATTAGAGCAGCTTAAAAATGAGTCAGCCCAAATGAAA CGATTTCTTGATGATGGAAATATGGAAGCATTGCCTGATAAAGGGCAGAAAATACAAGAACGTATACGCcagcaagaagaagaaatcgGGATATTGACACGGGAATTGGAAAATACCCCTTTGGTGCTACTTCCTAGCAGTCAAGGAACCGAAGTAACAGAATATTCTCGTTTCATGAAGGAATCATCACGGATGTTCCAAGATGAGTCGTATTCCGATTCCGCAGATcctgatgatgatgatgatgatgaaagTGAGGATTCATATGGGGGTATAGACAATATACCAATGAATCCTAGGTCATCTCCCGAGTTAAAGGAACTGGGCAAAAAGGCACAAGCCACCAGAGATAAGGAGCTTGCTTTAACGGTTGAACGATTACAAGATTTGCACGGATCACTCGTAGCTCGTCCGTCAGAAAATGAGAAAGCAGAAGATCCAAGGGGATTGAAGGTAGAATTAATGCCACATCAAAAGCATGCTCTCGCATGGCTTCTGTGGAGGGAACAGCAAAAACCATCCGGTGGCGTTTtag CGGATGATATGGGCTTGGGCAAAACACTGACTATGATAGCTTTGACTATAAGCACTCTTGCTATGAAAGATTCTGATGATGATGAGGATGGAagtgatgatgatgatgatggcGAGTGGACTAACAAGAGTAAACCTTTAC GTCATAAGGGTGGTACTCTGGTAGTATGTCCCGCGTCCGTATTGTCGCAATGGGAAAACGAAGTACGGAACAAATGCAAACGCGGTTTACTGTCTATTGAGGTGCATCATGGCATTAATCGTCAGAGCCTTCCTAAAAGATTGGCGAAAAACGATATGGTCATCacaacgtataatatattgtctcgtgaatataaaagcaattctaCATTATTTAAG ATCAACTGGAAGAGAGTTATACTTGATGAAGCTCATATAGTGAGAAATCACAAGAGTCAGGCATCCGAAGCGGTTTGTGGACTGATGGCAAACAAACGATGGGCCCTCACCGGCACACCTATACAAAATAAGGAGTTAGATTTATACTCTATTCTGAAGTTTCTCAGATGCTCACCGTTCGATGATCTACGCGTTTGGAAACGATGGGTAGACAATAAGAATGCCGCAGGTCATCAAAGATTGGCGACGGTCATGAAGACATTAATGTTGCGGAGAACTAAACAAGAACTGATGGCTAAAGgtgatttagaaaatttacCCGACAAGTCTATCGAGGAGGTGACGGTGGAACTCGACCATCAGGAACAATTGGTATACGAGAAAATTTTAGTTTACTCCCGTACTTTGTTCGCACAATTTTTAGCTCAACGTGCGGAAAAAGAGCACATGTTCGATTTGTATGGTGGGAGGTATAATAAGCCCGCCTATCTTGCAAACCCAA acaAGGAAACTCAGTTCACGAAAGCACAGAACAAATTGCTGGCGATGCACGCCTCAGTATCAGTAAAGACACATGAGATTTTGGTACTCCTTCTACGACTACGTCAGATATGTTGCCATCCGGCATTAATCCATGCAATGTTGGATCAGGAAGACGTGAAGCAAAGCGGTATAATGGATACAGAAAACGTGGATGCCGAATTCTTATCCAGAGTAAATAACATGTCACTCAATGGAATCAATAATGCGGATGAGGAAGATGAAATCGGTGTTGATGAAAGAGTAGCCGGAAATCTACTTACTGCTGAGAACCCAGTGTTCGACGATGATCGCATTAGTTCCAAG ATGACGATACTGCTTGACAaggttaaagaaattttacaaaaggATAACGATAAACTCATCATTGTTTCACAATGGGCAAAGCTGCTGGATGTCATAGCATCACACTTGGTTGTGATAAAAGGTGCTACGTTCAGCAAGTTCACAGGAAGTGTCGCCATCAAAGATCGACAA GGTATAATGGAATCTTTTAACAAACGAAATTCCGGCCCAAGAATCCTGTTGCTCTCACTTACGGCTGGCGGAGTGGGATTAAACCTGGTAGGCGCAAATCACTTGTTATTATTTGACATTCATTGGAATCCGCAGTTAGAGACGCAGGCGCAAGATAGGATTTATCGTTTTGGTCAAACAAAGAATGTCTACATCTACAA ATTTATTTGTGTTAATACAATAGAAGAGCGTATTAAAGCGTTGCAAGAACGAAAACTTGAAATAGCGCGAAATGTACTGAGCGGCGATGGAACCAACGCAGCTACAAAGCTTACGTTGAACGATCTCAAATCGTTATTCGGCTTCTGA
- the LOC139809634 gene encoding uncharacterized protein: MRERIKTIKRCYKALQYEINKQEALKKISTLHYELKFKDTNHFSDRFLQTASIIEKNLTVFKSACDHVDIVTIILDFLHTIGVKFMFDDEYTFDEIIIICIMYFVCEEPEISSFLKAALINNSRLEQADNEYEVLISNCFYEMIVLEDSDLYAVISYLRITPSFLLKIKKIYVQESIKQKFLWLLKKYFQGFYTYTDLPISTFHTKKELYSFPSYLQSLYSINMVSIWSEDITAAKVLATTLRRDITFINAHFEFCPNITFSWKCLTSTFDFCQYFDMLEDKDENKIDPNKYTGSCYDLFYDGLWQKPVKDTYWIHNGNTYANATKEDVMLCVESSAEASKSWSILPFVSRKKVLENLASTLECNGKFLLADTVLKWLKSSNINNTLRCQDERLELTNFRGSKNVVTIFHPDEVVSFGYLTLSLMIGNCVIVLFDKRSCSLAPFFNMFSTAEIPPGVINLLSRRDLSDFICGVNYEPDEAFKHCTSINHIILPLK; encoded by the exons ATGCGTGAGCGAattaaaactataaagcgATGTTATAAAGCTTTACAATATGAGATCAACAAGCAG GAAGCACTAAAGAAGATATCTACCTTACACTATGAGCTGAAATTTAAGGATACTAATCATTTTTCAGATAG aTTCTTGCAGACAGCATctataatagaaaagaatcTAACTGTTTTCAAATCTGCTTGTGATCATGTGGATATAGTTACTATCATTCTTGACTTCTTGCACACTATCGGTGTGAAATTTATGTTTGACG atGAATACACTTtcgatgaaattattataatatgtattatgtattttgtatgtGAGGAACCTGAGATTTCCTCATTTTTGAAAGCGGCTCTTAT caatAATTCAAGGTTGGAACAAGCAGATAACGAATATGAAGTATTAATTTCAA attGCTTTTATGAGATGATTGTGTTAGAAGATTCAGACTTGTATGCAGTTATTAGCTATTTGAGGATTACACCTTCTTTCctgttaaagataaaaaaaatttacgtcCAGGAAtcaataaaacagaaatttttatggctcctaaaaaagtattttcaaGGTTTTTATACATACACGGATTTGCCTATTTCTACATTtcatacaaaaaaagaattatattcgTTTCCCTCATATCTTCAAAGTCTGTACTCAATCAATATGGTGTCTATATGGTCAGAAGATATCACAGCTGCAAAAGTATTAGCAACGACTTTACGC AGAGATATCACGTTTATAAATGCACACTTCGAGTTTTGCCCCAATATCACGTTTTCTTGGAAATGTCTGACTTCTACTTTCGatttttgtcaatattttGACATGTTGGAGgataaagatgaaaataaaatagaccCAAACAAATATACAGGTTCATGTTATGATCTTTTTTATGATGGTTTATGGCAAAAGCCTGTGAAGGATACGTATTGGATACATAATGGCAATACTTATGCAAACGCAACAAA GGAAGATGTGATGTTATGCGTAGAATCAAGCGCGGAAGCATCCAAAAGTTGGAGTATTTTGCCTTTtgtttctagaaaaaaagtattagagaATCTTGCGTCTACATTAGAGTGCAATGG caAATTTCTATTAGCAGATACAGTATTGAAATGGTTGAAATCATCAAACATTAACAATACATTAAGATGTCAAGATGAAAGATTAGAACTAACCAACTTCCGTGGATCGAAAAATGTTGTTACTATTTTTCATCCAGATGAAGTTGTATCGTTCGGTTATCTGACATTATCTTTAATGATTGGCAATTGTGTCATTGTGCTATTTGATAAACGTTCGTGTTCTTTAGCACCATTTTTCAACATGTTTTCAACAGCTGAGATACCTCCAGGCGTTATAAATTTGTTGTCGAGAAGAGATTTGTCTGACTTTATTTGTGGTGTAAATTATGAACCAGACGAAGCGTTCAAGCATTGTACTTctataaatcatattatacttcctcttaaataa